From the genome of Spinacia oleracea cultivar Varoflay chromosome 2, BTI_SOV_V1, whole genome shotgun sequence, one region includes:
- the LOC110781966 gene encoding long-chain-alcohol O-fatty-acyltransferase — translation METEIWNFIKIWGIAIASACYSYSLSRTFHIQTGILRLFFILPVIYLFTVLPLSLSSFHLGGPTIFYLVWLANFKLLLYSFNLGPLSSNPNTSLSHFIAIALLPIKVNAGSTPTKKRDPLGSLPLFVVKLLAFALVVKVYEFRQDLPKSLLLLNYCCHLYLGVEVTLGITAALVRASLGLGLDPQFDEPYLATSLQDFWGRRWNLMVSDILRLSVYDPIRRVVSPLVGKRCGLVGGIVMSFTVSGLMHEVIFYYFTRVRPTWEVTWFFVLHGVCTAVEVVVKKMVVSRFQLHRLISGPLTIGFIGVTAWWLFLPQILRNGFDVKVINEYPVMVNFVKENVLYFFILLDKLLVA, via the coding sequence ATGGAGACAGAGATCTGGAATTTCATCAAGATATGGGGAATAGCAATCGCTTCAGCCTGCTACTCCTACTCTTTATCCAGAACCTTCCACATCCAAACCGGTATTCTCCGGTTGTTCTTCATCCTTCCCGTCATCTACCTCTTCACTGTCctcccactttctctctcctccttccatCTCGGTGGTCCCACCATCTTCTACCTTGTTTGGCTTGCCAACTTTAAACTACTCCTCTACTCCTTCAACCTCGGCCCTCTTTCTTCCAATCCAAACACCTCCTTATCGCATTTCATCGCCATTGCTCTTCTCCCCATCAAAGTCAACGCCGGTTCAACGCCGACCAAGAAGCGGGACCCACTCGGATCACTTCCTCTGTTTGTTGTAAAATTACTGGCTTTTGCCCTTGTGGTAAAAGTTTATGAGTTTCGCCAAGATTTACCTAAATCCCTTCTTTTGCTTAATTACTGTTGTCATCTTTACCTTGGTGTAGAGGTTACTTTGGGAATTACCGCGGCCTTGGTTCGGGCCAGTTTGGGGTTGGGCTTGGACCCACAGTTTGATGAGCCGTACTTGGCCACCTCACTCCAGGACTTTTGGGGCCGTAGATGGAATCTCATGGTGTCGGACATCTTACGGTTGTCCGTTTACGACCCCATCCGACGTGTTGTCTCGCCATTGGTTGGGAAAAGGTGCGGTTTAGTGGGTGGGATCGTAATGTCGTTTACTGTGTCTGGGCTGATGCACGAGGTGATTTTCTATTATTTCACACGTGTGAGGCCCACGTGGGAAGTCACGTGGTTCTTTGTTCTACATGGGGTGTGCACCGCAGTGGAGGTGGTGGTTAAGAAAATGGTTGTATCGAGGTTTCAGTTGCATCGATTGATATCAGGTCCGTTGACAATTGGATTCATAGGGGTCACAGCATGGTGGTTATTCCTCCCTCAAATCTTAAGGAATGGTTTCGACGTCAAAGTTATAAATGAGTATCCTGTAATGGTTAATTTTGTTAAGGAAAATGTTTTgtacttttttattttgttggacAAACTTTTGGTGGCTTGA